DNA sequence from the Candidatus Methylomirabilis lanthanidiphila genome:
TTAAGGACCGCTACGAGGCACATCACTGCGCGGTCATTACCGACGAGGCTGTGACGGCTGCGGCGCGTTTATCGCAGCGCTACATCGCCGACCGCTTTCTGCCCGACAAGGCCATTGATGTTATCGATGAGGCCGGTTCGCGGGCGCGACTGAAAACCCTGATGTTGCCCCAGGAACTCCGCGAGATGGAAAACGAGGTCGAGCGTCTCAGGGTCCAAAAGGAAGACGCGATCCGGACCCAGGCCTTTGAGGTTGCGGCCAGGCTCCGCGACTCTGAGCGTAAGCTCCGGGCTGATTTGGAAGAGAAAAAAGCCCGCTGGAAGGAGTCCAGGTCGAAGGAAAAGACCGTCGTGACGGCCGAGGAGGTCGCCTACATCGTCTCCAAGTGGACAGGCATTCCGCTGTACCAGATTGAGGAGGAAGAATCGGCGAAGCTGATGCGGATGGAGCAGGAGCTGGCCAAACGAGTAGTGGGGCAGATCGAGGCGATAGAGAGCGTCAGTCGCGCCATTCGTCGTTCGCGGGCCGGGATTAAGAGTCCGAGTCGTCCCGTCGGATCGTTCATCTTTCTCGGGCCGACCGGCGTGGGGAAGACTGAGCTGGCCAAGGCGCTCGCGGAATTCCTGTTCGGCACGGAGGACGCGCTAATCCGCGTCGACATGTCGGAGTACATGGAGCGTTTCTCCACCTCCCGCCTGATCGGCGCCCCTCCTGGGTATATCGGGTACGACGATTCAGGCCAGCTCACTGAGAAGGTCCGGCGTCGGCCGTTCTCGGTCATCCTCCTGGATGAGATAGAAAAGGCCCACCCGGAGGTATTTAATCTGCTCCTGCAGATCTTCGAGGATGGTCGTCTGACCGACAGTTATGGCCGCATTGTGGACTTCAAAAATACCATTCTGATCATGACGAGTAATATCGGCGCCCGCCAGATCGGCCTCCATACCGCGATGGGCTTTGCGAAGGGGGGTGACGAGGCGGTCACGTACGACAAGATGAGGGATACCGTCCTTGGCGAACTGAAACGGGTCTTCAATCCCGAACTGCTCAACCGGCTCGATGAGGTGATTGTCTTCCACCAGTTGAGCAAGAACGAGCTCTGTAAGATCGTGGACTTGATGCTTGCCCGCCTGCAGCTTCAGCTCGCGGAGCGCAAGATCTTGCTGGCGGTTGATGAGAGCGCGAAAGAATTTCTGATCAATCGAGGATTTGACCCGACCCTCGGTGCCAGGCCGCTGCGCCGCGCCATCCAGCGCTATGTGGAGGACCGATTGGCTGAAGAGGTGCTGAGGGGGCGGTTTGCCGAAGGGGGCACCCTCAGGGTAAAATTGGAGGGAGATGCCTTATCCTTCGAAGAGATCAGCCTCCTCGAAGCCCCCAAATAGCCTCACTTACCTCCAGTCTACAGCTCTTTTACGCGGGCCCGTCCGGGCGAGTTTCTCCTTGCGTTATCATGGTTAAGGTGGTAAGGTTGGCGCGTTTCATTTGAGCGTAGAGGCATCCCCCCCATCCAGACTCGAGGAGCAGAAGCGTTCAGTGCAACCCTTCGCGAGTAAGGTACGGTTTCTCGCCGCCAGTTCTCTCATTCTCTCCGTATTCTTCGTATTGGCATTCGGCAACGCCTTCGGCCAGGAACAGGCACCGGTCAAACAGCTCGATATCAAGGGAAGCCGTAAGATCGATGAGGCGACCATTCGGTTCAAGCTCAAGACCCGGGTCGGAGAGCCGTTCTCACTGGAAAAGATCAGAGAGGATGTCAAGACCGTCTATCGGTTGGGCTTTTACGACGATGTCGCCGTAGATGCCGATATCTTTGAGGGAGGCCTGAAAATCACCTTCATCCTCACCGAAAAGCCGACCATCCGGGAGGTAAAGATCCGAGGCAACAAGGGGATTGCCACCGACAAGATCAAAGAGAAGCTGACACTCACTGAGGGTGGAGTATTCAATCCCCAGACGGTGGCGGCGAATGCGGAAAAGGTGCGGCTGCTTTACGAAGAAGAAGGGTATTACCAGGCAAAGGTCGTCCCGCAGACGGAGAAGACCCCGGAGGGAGATATCTCTGTTACCGTTGAGATCAACGAGGGGGGAAAATTTGAGATTGCCACTATTCGGATCCTTGGCGCCAAAGGTCTCAGCGAAGATGAGATCAAGGCGCGCATCGCCACCAAGGAGCTGTTTCTCTTCTTCTTTTTTGGGACGCTGAAACGCGATGAGTTGCAACGCGATCTCGATCGGATTAAGGCGTACTACCTGGATAACGGTTATCTCGATATTAAGGTAGGGGAGCCGGAGATCCGGGTGATTGAGGCAAAACAGAAGCTCGAGATCGGCATCCGGGTGGACGAGGGCGCACAATATCGGGTCGGAGAGCTGGGAATTGCCGGCAATACGGTCTTTTCTACTGAGGAGGTGTTGAAGCCGCTTCAGATCGCCAGGCAGGGTATTTTCAGCCGGGAGGTACTCCAGCGGGACATGCTGACGCTGACGGATCGGTATTCGGAGCGCGGGTATCTCTTTGCGGATGTCACCCCGACCATTAACACTGATCGTGAGAGCCATATTGTCGATGTGGGGCTGGACATCAGTGAAGGGAAGCAGGCCTTCCTGGAACGAATCGAGATTGCAGGCAACACCAAGACTCGCGACAAAGTCATCCGGCGGGAGATCCCTCTGAACGAGGGCGACCTGTACAATAGCCGTCTCTTGGCGCGCGGTCGTCAGAATCTGACCAATCTCGGCTTTTTCGAGGAGGTTAAGATTGAGACGCGCCGGGGTACGGCTGAGGACCGGGTGGACATCGATGTGATGGTGAAGGAGAAGCCGACCGGCTCCTTTAGTGTCGGAGGTGGTTTCAGCTCCATCGATGGCATCCTGGGTTCGGGTTCTGTCACTCAGGAGAACTTTCTCGGATTGGGGCAGCGGATGTCGCTCTCGGCGCAGCTTGGCGCCAGAGCAAGCCGGTTTGTGTTGAATTTCTTCGATCCTCATATCCTGGATACGGGGACCTCGCTGGATCTCTCGGCCTTCAATCAGCGCATGCTCTTTGACCAGCAGATCGGCTTTGACCAGGATACCAAGGGCGGGTCGATCGCCTTCGGCCGACGACTCCACAAGGAGTTGTTCGGTTCACTGGGCTATCGGTACGAGCGTGACAAGATCTTTAGTGTTGCCGACAACGCGCCTACGCTCATTCAGAAGCAGGAAGGGACGAGTACCACCGGGAGGGTGTCGCTCGGCCTCTCGATGAACCTCACGGACAATCGCCTCGATCCGACCACCGGCTTCACCGGGGCGGCAACGTATCAGATTGCCGGGAATTTTCTGGGCGGGAGCAATAAGTTTCAGCGCATCAATCTCGATCTTGGGTACTACCACCCGCTGGTCTGGAAGCTGGTCGGGCATATCCGCGGCAACCTGATTGTGGCGGACGCCTACGGTGGGAAGTCGCTACCGGTTCAGGAACGGATCTATCTCGGTGGGACCACCACGGTTCGAGGGTTCAAGACCTTTCACCTGAGCCCTACCGAGACCGTGACGGATGCCGACGGCTCGACGCACAGGGAGCGGATCGGCGGTACCAAGGCCCTCTACTTTAATAACGAGGTGATGTTTCCCCTCTACGAGCCGTTGGGTCTCAAGGGCCTGGTGTTTTTCGATGCGGGTAATGCCTTCGCAGGGGGGGAGAGTCTCTCGCTGACCGATCTACGACCGACAGCCGGGGGCGGCGTTCGTGTAGCCACCCCATTTGGCTTGGTTCGCGTCGAGTGGGGTCTCAATCTGGACAAGCGACCCGGGGAGTCGAGCAGCGCGGTGCATTTGACTATGGGATCGGTATTTTAGCATCAGGAGGAAACGACGTATGATGCGTCCGATATGCGGTTGGCGAAAATTGGCGTTCTGTGGGACCACGGTGATAATCTTCACGGCGTCCGCGGTTTGGGCTGCGGATTCTCCGATGCGACTCGGGTTTGTCGACCTTCAGGCGGTCATTACCCAGTCGAAAGAGGGGCGAGCCGCAGAGGACAAGGTGAAGGCGGAGGCGGCTGAGAAACAGAAAGAGATCAGTGCGAGAGAGGCTGAGATCAAGCAGATGGACGCGGATCTCCAAAAACAGACATCCGTCCTGAGTGAGGCTGCGAAGAAGGAGAGAGAGGAAGAGATTCGGCGTAAGCTTCGTGATCTCAAGCGAGTCACGGAGGACGTCAATCGTGACTTGGCCAAGCGGGAAGGCGAGATGGTGAATGATCTGCTCAGGGATCTCACGGCTCTGATTCGAGACTATGGTAAAGAGAAGGGATATACCCTTATTGTCGAGAAGGGGCAGAGTGGTGTGATTTACGGCAACGATGCGGCTGATCTGACCAAAGAGATACTCGAGCGTTATAACACCCGCCGAACCAAAAAATAGTTGTTGCGATGCAACTGAGAGAGCTGGCTGAAAAGCTGGGATGCCGGCTGGTCGGTGACGGTGAGACCGAGGTTCATCGTCTTGCTCCGCTGCACGAGGCGAGTGAGGGGGACTTGGTCTTTATAGCAAGGACCACCGACTTGCCGAAACTGAAGACGAGCAAGGCCTCTGCCGCAATTATACGTGAGGGGAGCCCGCCCTGCCCCAGGCCGACGCTGCTGGCGAACGATCCCTACCTGACTTTTGTCCAGGCCCTCCGTCTTTTGTATACCTCGGATCAGCCAACGCCCGGTGTCCATCCATCCTGCGTCATACAGGAAGGCGTGCGCCTGGAAGAGGATGTGGCGATCGGACCGCTCTCGGTTGTTGAGGCAGGGGTAACGATTGGCCGGAGGAGCGTTGTGGGCGCACAGGTCTACATCGGGAAAGACTCGCGCATCGGCGCCGACTGCCGGCTCTACCCGCAGGTCATGATCCGGGAGGGTGTCGAGATCGGCGATCGGGTGATTATTCACAGCGGGACTGTGATTGGGAGCGATGGCTTCGGGTATGTCAGGGGCGAACAGGGAATTCGTATCAAGATCCCGCAGGTGGGGCGGGTGATTCTTGAGGATGATATAGAGATCGGTGCTAACGTAACGATCGATCGGGCGACGATAGGGGTGACGCGGATCAAGCGTGGAACCAAGATCGACAATCTGGTCCAGATCGCGCACAACGTTGTCGTGGGTGCCGATACGGTGATTGCGGCCTTGAGCGGCATCTCCGGAAGTGCGAAGATCGGAGATCGTGTCACGCTGGCCGGCCAGGTCGGGATCGTCGATCATATCGAAATTGGCGATGATGCCACCGTGGGAGCGCAGGCTGGAGTTGCGAAGAGTCTGCCGCCTGAAAGCGTTGTTCTCGGCTCGCCCGCCGTACCGCATCTCACATTCAAGCGCCGCGTTGCCGCAGCGAGTCGGCTTCCCCAGATCCTCAATACGCTCAAGCGTATTGAGGCGCGTCTGGTATCGCTGGAGAGCGCCAGTGGGACAGAGGGACAACAGTCGCAGACTGCTCAGTCGATATCCGAAAGGGGAGCCCATTGATAGATATTCGACAGATTCAGGAGATGCTTCCTCACCGTTATCCGTTCCTTCTGGTCGATAGAATCCTCGAGATCGAGCCTGGAAAGAGGGTGGTAGGGCTGAAGAACGTGACCATCAATGAGGCCTTCTTTCAGGGTCACTTTCCTGGACAGCCGATCATGCCTGGAGTATTGGTGATCGAGGCGATGGCGCAGACCGGAGGCGTCCTGTTGATGCGGACACTGAACGTGAGCGCCGAAAAGAAGCTCGTTTATTTTACCGGTATCGACCGCGCGAAGTTTCGCAGACCCGTACTTCCTGGGGATCAGTTACGGTTCGAGATCGAACTGCTCCAAATGAGAAGTCGGAACTGTCGAATGCAAGGCATGGCGTTTGTGCAGGATAAATTAGCTGCAGAGGCCGAGCTGTCGTGTATGGTTGTTGACCGGGAATCGCCGAACCTCCCTTCCGGCGTTCCTGTCGTGATGGGAGCCTAATGACACAGATTCATCCTTCGGCAGTTGTTGCCCCGGAGGCCAAGCTGGCGTCTGACTGCCGCATCGACGCCTTTTCAGTGATCGGTCCCGATGTGGTGGTGGGATCAGGGACCATCATCGGCTCGCATGTCGTGATCGAGGGGATCACGGAGATCGGAAAACGATGCCAAATCTTCTCTCATGTTGTTCTCGGCACAGCGCCTCAGATCTTCCAGGACAGGGGTGAGAGAACGAAACTGGTTATCGGCGATGAGACGGTTATCCGGGAATTCGCATCGGTCCATCGTGGCTCGGTGAAGGGTAGAGGCGTAACGGCACTGGGATGTCGGAACTACATTATGGCCTATGCCCACATCGCACACGATTGTATTGTACACGACGACGTCGTCGTCGCCAGTCAGGCCGGTTTGGCCGGCCACGTTGAGGTTGAAGCGCGAGCCGTAATTGGCGGGCAGACCGGGATCCATCAGTTCGTTCGCATCGGCCAATGCGCCATGGTCGGCGCTTGCTCGGCGGTACTGCAGGATATCCCACCCTTCCTCAAGGCGCAGGGCAATCGAGCCAAATGCTACGGGTTGAATACGGTGGGCCTGCGTCGCCATGGTATGTCTGAGGAGGCGATCCTTCGACTCAAGCAAGCCTATCGGTTGCTCTTCTTATCCCACTTGAATACGTCCCAGGCGTTGGATCGGATCGCATCGGAGGTGACCTCTTGCCCGGAGATTGATCACTTGATGTACTTCATTAAGTTATCGGCCAGAGGGATTGCGCGCTGATGGTAGGTGCCAGGTACGGGGTGCGAAGTGCTGAACGCTGGGTTTAGGGTTTGGGGTTTAGGGTCCATACCCCATACCCGTTTCTCCGGTGCGGTGCGGTTCTCTACGCCTCGCACCTCGCACCTCGGACAGGACTAGTGGAGCGCCTTGGGATCATAGCCGGCGGGGGTCCGCTTCCGATTGTCGCCGCGCGGGATGCGCGCATGCAGGGGCTGAGGGTCGTGGCGGTAGCCGTCGAAGAGGCGGCTTCTATCGATCTGGTTGATGAAGTCGATGCGATCTGTTGGGTTGGGGCCGGACAACTTGGGCGGTTGATTGCAGCGCTCAAGCGTGAACAGGTGACGGATGCCGTCATGCTTGGAAGGGTCCCGCTTGATTTACTCTTTTCCCGCGCGAAGATCGATCTGGCCGGTCTGTGGTTCTATCTGAAGCTGAAAGACCGACGCGGCGATACGATCCTCTCGAGCGTGGGTGATCTGCTGGCGAGGGAGGGGATCACGCTGCATGATTGCAGACGGTTCCTTTCCTCGATTGTATTGCGGAAGGGCGTATTAACGGCACGAGCGCCCTCATCGGAGGAACAGCAAGATATCGGCTTCGGGAGGGAGCTTGCTCGGTCGATTGCGCAGTTGCGAATCGGCCAAACGGTCGTAGTGAAACGCCGAACCGTCCTCGCCGTAGAGGCGCTGGAGGGAACAGATGCCGCCATTCGCCGCGGCGGCACACTCGGCAATGGAGGAGTGGTGGTCGTCAAGGTGGGACGTCCGGATCAGGATATGCGCTTCGATCTACCGGTTATCGGGCCGGAGACTGTGGCGGCTCTTGAAGATGCGGGCGCAACGGCGCTGGCCCTGGATGGCGATCAGACGTTAATTCTCGAACGGGAGCAGGTTGTGGCGAGGGCCGATCGGCTTGGCCTGGCGATTGTGGCGGATTAAGGGCGCGGTCCTGCTGACCTTGAGGGACAGATTGGGCATGAAGAACGGGAATAACGGAAAGCCGGTTCGAGTCGGTGTCGTGGGTGTGGGCTATGTGGGACATCATCACGCCAGGATCTATTCGGAGTTGCCTGGTGTTGAACTGGTCGGAGTCGTCGATATCGACGAGCATCGCCTGCAGGAGGTTGGGCTGCGGCATCGGATCCGACTGTGTCGGGATTACCGCGAGCTTCTGGAAAGGGTAGATGCTGTCAGTATCGCGGTTCCGACCCTGCTGCACTACCCGATTGCCAAGGAATTTCTGAAGCGCGGGGTGGACGTATTGGTAGAGAAACCGATTGCGCAGCTCCCCGCTCAGGCCGACGAACTGGTTGAGATCGCCAGACTTGACGATCGAATCTTTCAGGTCGGCCACATCGAGCGATTCAACGGCGCGGTGAAGGCGCTCGAGGCTGTTGTGAGGAGCCCAGGCTTCATCGAATGCCACCGCCTTGGTCCTTTCGCTCACCGCAATACGGACGTCGATGTCGTCCTTGATCTGATGATCCATGACATCGATATTGTGCTGAACCTGGTCAAGTCGCCTGTCGTCGCGGTGACGACTGTCGGGGTTCCGGTCATCTCCGATCAAGTGGATATCGCCAATGCTCGGCTTGAGTTTGAATCGGGGTGTGTCGCCAACCTGACCGCCAGCCGGGTGAGCATCGAACGAGTGCGGCGGATACGGATCTTTCAACGCGATACCGTCATCTCCCTTGATTATACCCAGCAAGAGATCACGGTGTACCATCGTATCCCAGGGGCGAGTGAGGCGGCCGACGAAACCACCCCGGCGATCGTGAAAGAAGAGATCCCCATTGATAAGGCAGAGCCGCTTCGCGTCGAGCTTGAAAGTTTTATCGAGTGCGTGCGGGCCCGGAAAAGACCGCTGGTGTCGGGAGAGGAAGGACGGGATGCCCTGAAAGTGGCCTCTCAGATTGTGGAGCGGTTGTAGGCCAGATGCGGGATGGTCGGATCCTGATTGTCGCAGGCGAGTCCTCGGGAGATCTGCATGCCGCCGGGGTGGTTGCTGAGCTGCGGCGGCGCGCCCCGGACCTGACCATAGAGGGAATCGGGGGAGAGAGGATGCGTCGGGCGGGCGTCCGTCTTCACGCGCATGCCGGAGATCTGGCTGTCGTGGGCCTTGTCGAGGTGGCTGGCAGGCTCCCTGCTATCTGG
Encoded proteins:
- a CDS encoding ATP-dependent Clp protease ATP-binding protein; translation: MFERFTERARKVIILAREEAIRLGHNFVGTEHLLLGLIREGDGLAVAILKKLNVNISAVKGEIEKIVSVGSEFSPAGEIPFTPQAKKVLEYAISEARSLGHNYIGTEHLLLGLIREGEGIASLVLRDFGVSVASAKAQAQELLGEQASKPTTSTRTPALDEFGVDLTAMARQDRLDPVIGRETEIERVIQILSRRTKNNPVLIGEAGVGKTAIVEGLAQRIVASNVPETLLRKRVVQLDLAGMVAGTKYRGQFEERLKAVVKEIQQGQSIILFIDELHTLVGAGAAEGAIDASSMLKPALARGELQCIGATTLDEYRRHIEKDRALERRFQAVQVGPPSVEETIRILREIKDRYEAHHCAVITDEAVTAAARLSQRYIADRFLPDKAIDVIDEAGSRARLKTLMLPQELREMENEVERLRVQKEDAIRTQAFEVAARLRDSERKLRADLEEKKARWKESRSKEKTVVTAEEVAYIVSKWTGIPLYQIEEEESAKLMRMEQELAKRVVGQIEAIESVSRAIRRSRAGIKSPSRPVGSFIFLGPTGVGKTELAKALAEFLFGTEDALIRVDMSEYMERFSTSRLIGAPPGYIGYDDSGQLTEKVRRRPFSVILLDEIEKAHPEVFNLLLQIFEDGRLTDSYGRIVDFKNTILIMTSNIGARQIGLHTAMGFAKGGDEAVTYDKMRDTVLGELKRVFNPELLNRLDEVIVFHQLSKNELCKIVDLMLARLQLQLAERKILLAVDESAKEFLINRGFDPTLGARPLRRAIQRYVEDRLAEEVLRGRFAEGGTLRVKLEGDALSFEEISLLEAPK
- a CDS encoding Surface antigen (D15), whose amino-acid sequence is MQPFASKVRFLAASSLILSVFFVLAFGNAFGQEQAPVKQLDIKGSRKIDEATIRFKLKTRVGEPFSLEKIREDVKTVYRLGFYDDVAVDADIFEGGLKITFILTEKPTIREVKIRGNKGIATDKIKEKLTLTEGGVFNPQTVAANAEKVRLLYEEEGYYQAKVVPQTEKTPEGDISVTVEINEGGKFEIATIRILGAKGLSEDEIKARIATKELFLFFFFGTLKRDELQRDLDRIKAYYLDNGYLDIKVGEPEIRVIEAKQKLEIGIRVDEGAQYRVGELGIAGNTVFSTEEVLKPLQIARQGIFSREVLQRDMLTLTDRYSERGYLFADVTPTINTDRESHIVDVGLDISEGKQAFLERIEIAGNTKTRDKVIRREIPLNEGDLYNSRLLARGRQNLTNLGFFEEVKIETRRGTAEDRVDIDVMVKEKPTGSFSVGGGFSSIDGILGSGSVTQENFLGLGQRMSLSAQLGARASRFVLNFFDPHILDTGTSLDLSAFNQRMLFDQQIGFDQDTKGGSIAFGRRLHKELFGSLGYRYERDKIFSVADNAPTLIQKQEGTSTTGRVSLGLSMNLTDNRLDPTTGFTGAATYQIAGNFLGGSNKFQRINLDLGYYHPLVWKLVGHIRGNLIVADAYGGKSLPVQERIYLGGTTTVRGFKTFHLSPTETVTDADGSTHRERIGGTKALYFNNEVMFPLYEPLGLKGLVFFDAGNAFAGGESLSLTDLRPTAGGGVRVATPFGLVRVEWGLNLDKRPGESSSAVHLTMGSVF
- a CDS encoding Outer membrane chaperone Skp (OmpH) codes for the protein MMRPICGWRKLAFCGTTVIIFTASAVWAADSPMRLGFVDLQAVITQSKEGRAAEDKVKAEAAEKQKEISAREAEIKQMDADLQKQTSVLSEAAKKEREEEIRRKLRDLKRVTEDVNRDLAKREGEMVNDLLRDLTALIRDYGKEKGYTLIVEKGQSGVIYGNDAADLTKEILERYNTRRTKK
- a CDS encoding UDP-3-O-(3-hydroxymyristoyl)-glucosamine N-acyltransferase, whose amino-acid sequence is MQLRELAEKLGCRLVGDGETEVHRLAPLHEASEGDLVFIARTTDLPKLKTSKASAAIIREGSPPCPRPTLLANDPYLTFVQALRLLYTSDQPTPGVHPSCVIQEGVRLEEDVAIGPLSVVEAGVTIGRRSVVGAQVYIGKDSRIGADCRLYPQVMIREGVEIGDRVIIHSGTVIGSDGFGYVRGEQGIRIKIPQVGRVILEDDIEIGANVTIDRATIGVTRIKRGTKIDNLVQIAHNVVVGADTVIAALSGISGSAKIGDRVTLAGQVGIVDHIEIGDDATVGAQAGVAKSLPPESVVLGSPAVPHLTFKRRVAAASRLPQILNTLKRIEARLVSLESASGTEGQQSQTAQSISERGAH
- a CDS encoding 3-hydroxyacyl-ACP dehydratase, whose protein sequence is MLPHRYPFLLVDRILEIEPGKRVVGLKNVTINEAFFQGHFPGQPIMPGVLVIEAMAQTGGVLLMRTLNVSAEKKLVYFTGIDRAKFRRPVLPGDQLRFEIELLQMRSRNCRMQGMAFVQDKLAAEAELSCMVVDRESPNLPSGVPVVMGA
- a CDS encoding acyl-[acyl-carrier-protein]--UDP-N-acetylglucosamine O-acyltransferase (UDP-N-acetylglucosamine acyltransferase); translation: MTQIHPSAVVAPEAKLASDCRIDAFSVIGPDVVVGSGTIIGSHVVIEGITEIGKRCQIFSHVVLGTAPQIFQDRGERTKLVIGDETVIREFASVHRGSVKGRGVTALGCRNYIMAYAHIAHDCIVHDDVVVASQAGLAGHVEVEARAVIGGQTGIHQFVRIGQCAMVGACSAVLQDIPPFLKAQGNRAKCYGLNTVGLRRHGMSEEAILRLKQAYRLLFLSHLNTSQALDRIASEVTSCPEIDHLMYFIKLSARGIAR
- a CDS encoding UDP-N-acetylglucosamine 3-dehydrogenase, with the translated sequence MAWRLWRIKGAVLLTLRDRLGMKNGNNGKPVRVGVVGVGYVGHHHARIYSELPGVELVGVVDIDEHRLQEVGLRHRIRLCRDYRELLERVDAVSIAVPTLLHYPIAKEFLKRGVDVLVEKPIAQLPAQADELVEIARLDDRIFQVGHIERFNGAVKALEAVVRSPGFIECHRLGPFAHRNTDVDVVLDLMIHDIDIVLNLVKSPVVAVTTVGVPVISDQVDIANARLEFESGCVANLTASRVSIERVRRIRIFQRDTVISLDYTQQEITVYHRIPGASEAADETTPAIVKEEIPIDKAEPLRVELESFIECVRARKRPLVSGEEGRDALKVASQIVERL